The following proteins are encoded in a genomic region of Tenacibaculum sp. 190524A05c:
- a CDS encoding DJ-1/PfpI family protein, whose product MKRFFTVLLGLALCACNTSQKEETDKDITIENHARMMKEIFGTPKHTIKSIGILVYDGVNSMDFIGPRYVLGNSGIKPQLIGLKSGTVKSANGLEFTVNTVIDSVKQLDILVIPGGTIATIKAAQNKKLLNWIREIDSNSTYTTSVCTGGWVLGATGLLKGKKASTNWYKEEEMLRKFGAIPANERYTQDGKYWTSAGVTAGMDMSLAILADNWGENYAQGVMLDMEYDSKPPISGGSPEKTKKEVRQMMELMYGVMLTPVIDSLKVIHNN is encoded by the coding sequence ATGAAAAGGTTCTTTACAGTATTGCTAGGTTTAGCTTTGTGCGCCTGCAATACGTCTCAAAAAGAAGAAACGGATAAGGACATAACTATCGAGAATCATGCTCGCATGATGAAAGAGATATTTGGCACACCAAAACATACTATAAAGTCAATTGGGATTTTGGTTTATGATGGAGTAAATTCTATGGATTTTATCGGTCCAAGATATGTATTAGGAAATAGTGGAATCAAACCACAATTAATTGGTTTAAAATCGGGTACAGTAAAATCTGCAAATGGATTAGAATTCACTGTAAATACTGTTATCGATTCTGTCAAGCAACTAGATATTTTAGTAATTCCAGGTGGAACTATTGCTACAATAAAAGCAGCTCAAAATAAAAAACTATTGAATTGGATTAGAGAAATTGATTCTAATTCAACATATACAACATCTGTTTGTACAGGTGGTTGGGTTTTAGGTGCTACAGGTTTATTGAAAGGTAAAAAAGCATCTACTAACTGGTACAAAGAGGAAGAAATGCTTCGAAAATTTGGAGCAATCCCGGCAAATGAGCGATACACCCAGGACGGGAAATATTGGACATCAGCTGGAGTAACCGCAGGAATGGATATGTCACTTGCCATCCTTGCAGATAATTGGGGTGAAAATTATGCACAAGGTGTAATGCTAGATATGGAGTATGATTCTAAACCACCAATTTCAGGCGGAAGCCCAGAAAAAACAAAAAAAGAGGTTCGTCAAATGATGGAATTGATGTATGGTGTAATGCTTACACCAGTTATTGACAGCTTAAAAGTAATT
- a CDS encoding transporter codes for MKNIVKIAVALFAMVQTTYAQKNAELWSAGRPDGHAPISVMGDHYHGKGDVMFSYRYMRMNMEGLLRGSSDITNAQGHDSGYMVTPLNMPMDMHMLGVMYGLTDKITIVAMAMYTQNEMDLQMRMMSGMTTQFSTSSSGFGDVKLGMLYKFVNAKRQSIHAIVNLSIPTGTLEAEDVTPMSAPNKIQLPYPMQIGSGTYDLDLGLNYLGQTDNYSWGSQLKGTYRFDRNEFDYSLGNRYSLNSWFAYKVNDWISFSARGEVLAEERINGANPNLNPMMVTTADTANSGGKYINGGLGFNVYVPKGSFKNVRFGFEYAQPLYQEPNGIQLERRETLTFGLQYSL; via the coding sequence ATGAAAAACATCGTAAAAATAGCTGTTGCTTTATTTGCAATGGTACAAACTACATACGCACAAAAGAACGCAGAATTATGGTCAGCTGGAAGACCAGATGGACATGCTCCAATCTCTGTTATGGGAGATCATTATCATGGAAAAGGAGACGTAATGTTTTCTTACAGATATATGAGAATGAACATGGAAGGTTTATTGCGAGGATCTTCTGATATTACAAATGCTCAAGGGCACGATAGTGGTTATATGGTTACTCCATTAAACATGCCAATGGATATGCATATGCTGGGTGTAATGTATGGATTAACTGATAAGATCACTATAGTTGCCATGGCAATGTACACTCAAAATGAAATGGATTTACAAATGAGAATGATGTCTGGAATGACAACTCAATTCTCAACTTCTTCTTCAGGTTTTGGAGATGTAAAATTAGGAATGTTATACAAGTTTGTGAATGCAAAACGTCAATCAATACATGCAATCGTGAATCTTTCTATTCCTACTGGAACATTGGAAGCAGAAGATGTTACTCCAATGTCTGCTCCAAATAAAATTCAATTGCCTTATCCAATGCAAATAGGTAGCGGAACTTATGATTTAGACTTAGGATTAAATTATTTAGGTCAAACAGATAATTACTCTTGGGGTTCACAATTAAAAGGAACGTACCGTTTTGATAGAAACGAATTTGACTATTCTTTAGGAAACAGATATAGTTTAAATTCTTGGTTTGCGTATAAAGTAAATGATTGGATTAGCTTTTCAGCTAGAGGAGAAGTTTTAGCGGAAGAAAGAATAAATGGTGCAAATCCAAATTTAAATCCAATGATGGTTACAACTGCTGACACGGCAAATTCAGGAGGAAAATATATAAATGGAGGATTAGGATTTAATGTTTACGTTCCTAAAGGATCGTTTAAGAATGTTCGTTTCGGATTTGAATATGCGCAGCCATTGTATCAAGAACCGAATGGTATTCAGTTGGAGAGAAGAGAAACACTAACTTTTGGTTTACAGTATTCGCTGTAA
- the tyrS gene encoding tyrosine--tRNA ligase, with translation MAKNLVEELRWRGMVHDIMPGTEEQLEKEMTSAYIGFDPTSDSLHIGSLVPIILLVHLEKSGHKPIALVGGATGMIGDPSGKSDERNLLNEEALAKNVNGIKDTLARFLNFESAEKNAPVLVNNYDWMKDFSFIEFARDVGKRITVNYMMAKDSVKKRISGESGSGMSFTEFTYQLIQGYDFYHLHKSHNCMLQMGGSDQWGNITTGTELVRRMNPGGEAKAFAMTCPLITKADGSKFGKSEGGNVWLDADKTSVYKFYQFWLNTTDEDAEKYIKIFTFLDKETIDALIEEHREAPHARVLQKKLAEEVTTFVHSKEELDKAIAASNILFGKSTSEDLKGLDEATFLDVFDGVPQAVVEKAEFEAGLDMIAALSAKTQFLKSNGDARRALKENSISVNKEKVKEDYKIDSSDLIADKYVILQRGRRNYFLLKVE, from the coding sequence ATGGCTAAAAATTTAGTAGAAGAGCTAAGATGGAGAGGAATGGTTCATGATATTATGCCTGGAACCGAAGAGCAATTAGAAAAAGAAATGACAAGTGCTTATATCGGTTTTGATCCTACTTCAGATTCATTACACATTGGAAGTTTAGTACCAATTATTTTATTGGTTCACTTAGAAAAATCTGGTCATAAACCAATAGCTTTAGTTGGTGGTGCTACCGGAATGATTGGTGATCCTTCTGGAAAGTCTGATGAAAGAAATTTACTTAATGAAGAAGCATTAGCGAAAAATGTAAATGGAATTAAAGACACACTTGCTCGTTTTTTAAATTTTGAAAGTGCTGAAAAAAACGCCCCTGTTTTAGTAAATAACTACGATTGGATGAAAGATTTTTCATTCATTGAATTTGCTAGAGACGTTGGGAAGAGAATTACTGTAAACTATATGATGGCCAAAGATTCTGTGAAGAAAAGAATCTCTGGAGAATCTGGAAGTGGAATGTCTTTTACTGAGTTTACCTACCAATTAATTCAAGGGTACGATTTTTACCATTTACATAAATCTCATAATTGTATGTTACAAATGGGAGGTTCTGATCAGTGGGGAAATATTACTACGGGAACAGAATTAGTGCGTAGAATGAATCCAGGTGGAGAAGCGAAAGCTTTTGCAATGACTTGTCCATTAATTACAAAAGCAGACGGATCTAAATTCGGAAAATCAGAAGGAGGGAACGTTTGGTTAGATGCTGATAAAACATCGGTATATAAATTCTACCAGTTCTGGTTAAATACCACAGATGAAGATGCAGAAAAGTATATAAAGATTTTCACATTCTTAGATAAGGAAACTATTGATGCTTTAATCGAAGAGCATAGAGAAGCTCCTCATGCTAGAGTTTTACAAAAGAAGTTAGCGGAAGAGGTTACTACATTTGTACATTCTAAGGAAGAATTAGATAAGGCAATTGCTGCTTCTAATATTTTATTTGGAAAATCTACATCTGAAGATTTAAAAGGACTTGATGAAGCTACATTTTTAGATGTGTTTGATGGTGTGCCTCAGGCTGTAGTTGAAAAAGCAGAATTTGAAGCTGGTTTAGATATGATTGCTGCGTTATCTGCGAAAACTCAGTTTTTAAAATCTAACGGAGATGCACGTAGAGCATTAAAAGAAAATTCTATTTCTGTAAATAAAGAAAAGGTAAAAGAAGATTACAAGATTGATTCTAGTGATTTAATTGCGGATAAATATGTAATTCTTCAGAGAGGTAGAAGAAACTATTTTTTATTAAAAGTAGAATAG
- a CDS encoding NAD-dependent epimerase/dehydratase family protein, which translates to MILVTGGTGLVGSHLLYHLTFENDDIIAIYRTEEKLTLVKKVFSYYTEKSDDYFSKIQWIKADLTDIPSLQIVFENPISKIYHCAALVSFDPKDYYKMRHTNIEGTANLVNLAIANNIERFCFVSSIAAIGDSIDNKEINEENEWVDNGDKHGYAITKYGAEMEVWRGSQEGLDVVIVNPGVILGSGFFNEGSGKMFTQVYNGFKFYTEGVTGFVSVKDVVKAMIQLTESDIRNERFILVAENISFKDILFSIAKYFNVKQPSIKASPLMTSIFWRIDWFLTLITGKTPLMTKNSARSSHNKEAYDTSKIIDILNFKFQKIDDVIQEVCSEFNM; encoded by the coding sequence ATGATTTTAGTAACAGGTGGAACCGGATTAGTTGGATCGCATTTATTGTATCATCTAACATTTGAAAATGATGATATCATTGCAATATATAGAACTGAAGAAAAACTAACTTTAGTTAAAAAAGTATTCTCTTATTACACAGAAAAGAGCGATGATTATTTTTCAAAAATTCAGTGGATTAAAGCTGATTTAACTGATATTCCTTCTCTGCAAATTGTTTTTGAAAATCCTATTTCTAAAATATACCATTGTGCTGCATTAGTATCTTTTGACCCGAAAGATTACTATAAAATGAGACACACCAATATTGAAGGAACAGCAAATCTTGTCAACTTAGCTATCGCAAATAATATTGAAAGATTCTGTTTTGTAAGTTCTATAGCTGCTATTGGTGATTCTATTGATAACAAAGAAATAAATGAAGAAAACGAATGGGTTGATAATGGCGACAAACATGGTTATGCAATTACCAAATATGGAGCAGAAATGGAAGTTTGGAGAGGAAGTCAAGAAGGACTTGATGTTGTAATTGTAAATCCTGGAGTGATTTTAGGAAGTGGATTTTTTAATGAAGGTTCGGGTAAAATGTTTACACAAGTTTATAACGGATTTAAGTTTTATACAGAAGGAGTTACTGGATTTGTTTCTGTAAAAGATGTGGTGAAAGCAATGATCCAATTAACAGAATCCGATATTCGAAATGAACGATTTATACTAGTAGCAGAGAACATCTCATTCAAAGATATTTTATTTAGTATTGCTAAATATTTCAATGTGAAACAGCCAAGTATTAAAGCCTCTCCGTTAATGACTTCTATTTTTTGGAGAATAGATTGGTTTTTAACATTGATAACGGGCAAAACCCCATTAATGACTAAAAACTCTGCTAGATCTTCACATAACAAGGAAGCTTACGATACCAGTAAAATTATAGATATATTAAACTTTAAGTTTCAAAAGATTGATGACGTAATACAAGAAGTGTGTTCAGAATTTAATATGTAA
- a CDS encoding DUF4296 domain-containing protein: MKKLKYIIPILVLFVSCTGNTIYKAPDNLIPRDTMVMLLTDMHIAASARGTKNKFNKKGVIYMHFVHEKYNIDSTRFDNSNKYYTSIIDNYEKLLNDVKQNLQDQGVVIQKEILAKDSINKIEKTDKKDVKLEIDSLIKKVHEKRLKKPNETQEEEE, from the coding sequence ATGAAAAAGTTAAAATATATCATACCTATACTTGTTCTTTTTGTTTCTTGTACGGGAAATACAATTTACAAAGCGCCTGATAATCTTATTCCTAGAGATACTATGGTAATGTTATTAACCGACATGCACATAGCAGCTTCTGCCAGAGGAACTAAGAACAAGTTCAATAAAAAAGGTGTGATTTATATGCACTTTGTTCACGAAAAATACAATATAGATAGTACTAGATTTGATAATAGCAATAAATATTATACTTCTATAATTGATAACTACGAGAAGTTACTGAATGACGTAAAACAAAACTTACAAGATCAAGGTGTTGTTATCCAGAAAGAGATTCTTGCTAAAGATTCAATTAATAAAATTGAAAAAACAGATAAGAAGGACGTTAAGTTGGAAATTGATTCTTTAATTAAGAAAGTTCACGAAAAGAGATTAAAAAAACCTAATGAAACTCAAGAAGAGGAAGAATAA
- a CDS encoding dihydroorotase translates to MAASYLIKNAKIVNENTVFNGDVLIEGEIIAKIATAITPTNDVTVIDAEGKYLIPGMIDDQVHFREPGLTHKANIGTESKAAIAGGITSFIEMPNTVPQATTQELLEDKFEIASKTSYANYSFMFGGTNDNLEELLKTNPKNVAGIKLFLGSSTGNMLVDNEEVLEKIFSSTDMIISVHCEDEQTIRNNTAKFKAEYGDDIPVKYHPVIRSEEACYLSSSKAIELAKKTGARLHVFHLSTAKEMELFRNDIPLEEKKITAEVCIHHLWFTDADYDKKGTHIKWNPAVKTANDRKALWEALLDDRIDVIATDHAPHTLEEKANVYTKAPSGGPLVQHAVIALFEKVKEGVISVEKVVEKMSHNPAKLFQVSKRGFIKEGYFADIVLVDPSSSWEVAKDNVLYKCGWSPFEGEEFSSKITHTFVNGVLMYDNGTFNEEVKGKRLLFDR, encoded by the coding sequence ATGGCAGCATCGTACTTAATAAAGAACGCAAAGATTGTAAATGAGAATACCGTTTTTAACGGAGATGTATTAATCGAAGGAGAAATAATAGCTAAAATAGCTACAGCAATTACTCCAACTAACGATGTTACCGTAATTGATGCTGAAGGAAAGTATTTAATTCCTGGAATGATAGATGATCAAGTGCATTTTAGAGAACCAGGATTAACTCACAAAGCAAATATTGGAACAGAAAGTAAGGCGGCGATTGCTGGAGGGATTACTTCTTTTATTGAAATGCCAAATACAGTTCCACAAGCTACAACACAAGAATTATTAGAGGATAAGTTTGAGATTGCAAGTAAAACATCTTATGCGAATTATTCATTCATGTTTGGTGGAACAAACGATAATTTGGAGGAGCTTTTAAAAACGAATCCTAAGAATGTTGCAGGAATCAAGTTATTTCTTGGATCTTCAACTGGAAATATGCTAGTAGATAACGAAGAGGTTTTAGAAAAGATATTTTCTTCAACAGATATGATTATCTCTGTTCATTGTGAAGATGAACAAACGATTAGAAATAATACGGCGAAGTTTAAAGCTGAGTACGGAGATGATATTCCAGTAAAATACCACCCAGTTATTAGAAGTGAAGAAGCATGTTATTTATCTTCTTCAAAGGCAATTGAATTGGCGAAAAAAACGGGAGCTCGTTTACATGTTTTTCACTTGTCTACTGCAAAAGAAATGGAATTATTTAGGAATGATATTCCATTAGAAGAGAAGAAAATTACTGCTGAAGTTTGTATTCACCATTTATGGTTTACAGATGCAGATTACGATAAGAAAGGAACACATATCAAATGGAATCCTGCTGTAAAAACAGCTAACGATAGAAAAGCATTATGGGAAGCTTTATTAGATGATAGAATTGATGTAATCGCAACGGATCATGCGCCTCATACTTTAGAGGAAAAAGCAAATGTGTATACTAAAGCTCCTAGTGGAGGTCCATTGGTTCAACATGCAGTTATTGCTCTTTTTGAAAAAGTAAAAGAGGGAGTGATTTCAGTAGAAAAGGTTGTTGAGAAAATGAGTCATAACCCAGCAAAATTATTCCAAGTTTCAAAAAGAGGATTCATTAAAGAAGGGTATTTCGCAGATATTGTATTAGTTGATCCATCTTCTTCTTGGGAAGTTGCTAAAGATAATGTTTTATACAAGTGTGGATGGTCTCCATTTGAAGGAGAAGAGTTTTCTTCAAAAATCACGCATACATTTGTAAACGGAGTACTAATGTATGATAACGGAACTTTCAACGAAGAGGTAAAAGGAAAACGTTTGTTATTCGATAGATAA
- a CDS encoding polyprenol monophosphomannose synthase, with product MSDTLVIIPTYNEKENIEAIIRATFDQEKAFDILIVDDNSPDGTASIVENLQAEFPNQLHLEKRTGKNGLGTAYIHGFKWALDRDYEYIIEMDADFSHNPNDLIRLYNACAIEGANVSVGSRYSVGVNVVNWPMHRVLLSYFASKYVRFITGIPVNDTTAGFVCWSRKVLQTIKLDKIRFVGYAFQIEMKYKAWKHGFSIKEVSVIFTDRTLGESKMSGGIVSEALFGVIKMRLKGLPK from the coding sequence ATGTCTGACACACTAGTCATCATTCCAACTTACAATGAAAAAGAAAATATCGAGGCAATTATAAGAGCTACGTTCGATCAAGAAAAGGCTTTTGATATTTTAATTGTTGATGATAATTCGCCTGATGGCACGGCTAGTATAGTTGAAAATTTACAAGCAGAATTTCCAAATCAACTTCATCTTGAAAAACGAACTGGTAAAAACGGTTTAGGTACGGCTTATATCCACGGATTTAAGTGGGCACTTGATAGAGATTACGAGTATATCATAGAAATGGATGCAGATTTTTCTCACAATCCTAATGATTTAATTCGATTGTATAATGCTTGTGCAATTGAAGGAGCAAATGTTTCTGTAGGATCACGTTATTCAGTAGGTGTAAATGTTGTGAATTGGCCAATGCATCGTGTATTACTTTCTTATTTCGCATCAAAATATGTTCGATTTATAACAGGAATTCCTGTAAATGATACTACAGCTGGGTTTGTATGTTGGAGTAGAAAAGTTTTACAAACCATAAAACTTGACAAAATTAGATTTGTTGGATATGCTTTTCAAATAGAAATGAAATACAAAGCTTGGAAGCATGGATTTTCAATAAAAGAAGTTTCTGTAATTTTTACAGATAGAACTTTAGGAGAATCTAAAATGAGTGGAGGAATTGTATCAGAAGCTTTATTTGGAGTTATAAAAATGAGATTAAAAGGATTACCAAAATAA
- a CDS encoding DUF4271 domain-containing protein, translating to MEVISRNLVSNDWITLVFMLALVLIALMKLYKPQLLLGYSIALFSQGFIENRAEKNPSTFSTFHVLIFLFTTLIFSLTLYFVASNILVEKFYNYLFVLAGMTAYMILKFLFIRIIAHSLDIEEQTRYFIFSKSGYLYNISLWLFPILILFHYGYSNITFLLVFICLLLIFRGFLILRNNKKLIFNNFFYFILYFCTLELAPLLIIYKTTTT from the coding sequence ATGGAAGTTATTAGTAGGAATTTAGTATCAAATGATTGGATTACCTTAGTTTTCATGCTAGCTTTGGTATTAATTGCATTGATGAAATTATACAAACCTCAGTTGCTCTTAGGATACTCTATTGCTCTTTTTTCTCAAGGTTTTATCGAAAACAGAGCCGAGAAAAACCCATCTACTTTCTCAACATTTCATGTACTGATTTTTCTTTTTACAACTCTTATTTTTTCACTGACACTATACTTTGTTGCATCAAATATTTTAGTTGAAAAATTCTATAATTATCTTTTTGTACTTGCTGGAATGACAGCTTACATGATTTTAAAATTTCTGTTCATAAGGATAATTGCTCATTCCCTTGATATTGAAGAACAAACAAGATATTTCATTTTCTCTAAGTCCGGATACCTATACAACATCAGTTTGTGGTTATTTCCGATTCTTATCTTATTCCATTACGGGTATTCAAATATTACTTTTTTACTCGTTTTCATATGTTTATTGTTGATTTTTAGAGGTTTTTTAATACTTAGAAATAACAAAAAGCTGATTTTTAATAACTTCTTCTATTTTATTTTGTACTTTTGCACCCTCGAATTAGCTCCTTTGCTAATCATATATAAAACAACAACGACGTAA
- a CDS encoding uroporphyrinogen-III synthase, whose amino-acid sequence MKVKTILVSQPAPKTETSPYFDLAEKQKVKVDFRSFIHVEGIPTKEVRAQKIDLNNFSAIILTSRNAVDHFFRIAQEMRFTVPDDMKYFCQSEAVAYYLQKYVVYRKRKIYVGTRTFPELTKLIKKHKDEKFMLPCSDKLKPLIPDELNKLGVDWKRADLYRTVVSDLSDLENVFYDVLVFFSPSGIESLFENFPDFKQNNTRIAVFGNSTIKAVEARGLRVDIAAPTPETPSMTMALEKYIKEVNKK is encoded by the coding sequence ATGAAAGTGAAAACCATTTTAGTGTCGCAACCAGCACCAAAAACAGAAACTTCACCATACTTTGACTTAGCTGAAAAGCAAAAGGTAAAAGTTGATTTTAGATCATTTATTCATGTTGAAGGAATTCCAACTAAAGAAGTAAGAGCCCAAAAAATTGATTTAAACAATTTCTCGGCAATTATTTTAACTAGTAGAAATGCTGTAGATCATTTTTTTAGAATTGCTCAAGAAATGCGTTTTACTGTTCCTGATGACATGAAATACTTCTGTCAATCTGAAGCAGTTGCTTACTACCTTCAAAAATATGTAGTTTATCGTAAACGTAAAATTTATGTAGGTACTCGTACTTTTCCTGAGTTAACAAAACTTATCAAAAAACATAAAGACGAGAAGTTTATGCTTCCTTGTTCTGATAAGTTAAAGCCACTTATTCCAGACGAATTAAACAAGTTAGGAGTAGATTGGAAAAGAGCAGATTTATACCGCACAGTAGTTAGCGATTTATCTGATTTAGAAAATGTATTTTATGATGTATTAGTTTTCTTTAGTCCTTCTGGAATAGAAAGTTTATTTGAAAACTTCCCTGATTTTAAACAAAATAACACAAGAATTGCTGTTTTCGGTAATTCTACGATAAAAGCCGTAGAAGCAAGAGGATTACGTGTAGATATTGCTGCGCCAACTCCTGAAACACCTTCTATGACAATGGCTTTAGAAAAATATATTAAAGAAGTGAATAAGAAATAA
- a CDS encoding tetratricopeptide repeat protein has product MADEGNNKEKKWQTVLKFLAAYLVAAWTFLQFVDWALLRYKISPYWVDMLLWVFIGIIPSLAIYLYNKDRINQKVLKLREKIIFPLNGLVVALVLFFGFGNSDLGSTTKEVSFTNDLGEIQTETITKQEFRVGVPIFNFQQSTKDSTSLWLGNTINKLLEIDLKQDKNISPEVSYAENTIDKIQASSVFNKFFVDGEYTVDNGIYTITPTVHNSKNGKEIAKKTFTGPDFFALIDEISIYIKNNVGIVQEMQDRYIDLSIKEMTTGSMKALEAWAKRDYDEAVKIDSSFTLAYFYNAVRRNRYSHGELEEKYLIDKAYDLKNNLPIQSQFEILMYKHIIYNRWEDAEKLIGYQLEIEPNNEDYNRLLDIVYSETKNIDGHYQHALERFNQNKNEENARSYYTSLIFSGKFDDAINLIKAYELLSPDTEEIQRIKAYTYLSANKIEEAEKTYATMKLKWPEETIYQKTIDEYIAKIKTSLPNFDYDAYKGIYRTINSEQQIEYFQKDNSYFIHYKNQLMNRAFPLNSDVLLSLDPGWVSGTKHNFQKDSLGNVYGVIVNQFNRNKTYDFYYYKETAEITNAYNLLKSHQFDNLEQTFEDLVTKYPNHWFLKDALTYVQYRKKKGDKALLKQYEKIAGTYGTRTFWVEKGKLFYKRDNLPKVEIFPIDENRYISLSKFETHYGFEENKDKKTASFTWSYHVANKEWIKAENNTNYILKN; this is encoded by the coding sequence ATGGCTGACGAGGGGAACAACAAAGAAAAGAAATGGCAAACAGTATTAAAATTCTTAGCTGCTTACCTAGTTGCTGCCTGGACTTTTTTACAATTTGTAGATTGGGCTTTACTGCGATATAAGATTTCTCCTTATTGGGTAGACATGTTACTCTGGGTTTTTATTGGTATTATTCCTTCTCTTGCGATTTATCTTTACAATAAAGACCGTATTAATCAGAAAGTTTTAAAACTTCGTGAAAAAATCATATTTCCCTTAAACGGACTTGTTGTTGCCTTAGTTTTATTTTTTGGTTTTGGAAATAGTGATTTAGGATCTACCACAAAGGAAGTTTCATTTACAAATGACTTAGGTGAAATTCAAACTGAAACCATTACAAAACAAGAATTTAGAGTTGGAGTTCCTATATTCAACTTTCAACAATCAACCAAAGATAGCACAAGCCTTTGGTTAGGAAATACTATAAACAAACTCTTAGAAATAGATTTAAAACAGGATAAAAATATTTCTCCTGAGGTTTCATATGCGGAAAATACCATCGACAAAATTCAGGCAAGTTCTGTTTTCAATAAGTTTTTTGTTGATGGCGAGTACACTGTCGATAATGGAATTTACACGATCACGCCTACCGTACACAATAGTAAAAACGGAAAAGAAATTGCGAAGAAAACATTTACAGGGCCAGACTTTTTTGCGCTGATTGATGAAATTAGTATTTACATCAAAAACAACGTAGGAATTGTTCAAGAAATGCAAGATCGTTATATCGATTTAAGTATTAAAGAAATGACTACAGGTTCTATGAAAGCACTTGAAGCGTGGGCAAAAAGAGATTATGACGAAGCTGTAAAAATTGATAGCTCGTTTACATTGGCATACTTCTATAATGCTGTTCGAAGAAATAGATATAGTCATGGGGAATTGGAGGAAAAATATCTAATTGACAAAGCCTACGATTTGAAAAATAATTTACCGATTCAAAGTCAGTTTGAGATTTTGATGTACAAACACATTATTTACAATCGTTGGGAAGATGCAGAAAAATTAATCGGTTATCAATTAGAAATTGAACCCAATAATGAAGATTATAATCGTCTTTTAGACATTGTTTATAGTGAAACTAAAAACATTGATGGTCATTATCAACATGCTTTAGAACGATTCAATCAAAACAAAAATGAAGAAAATGCGAGGAGTTATTATACATCATTAATTTTTAGTGGAAAATTTGATGATGCTATAAACCTTATAAAAGCATACGAGTTATTATCTCCAGATACCGAAGAAATTCAGCGTATCAAAGCATACACATATTTATCAGCAAATAAAATAGAAGAAGCAGAAAAGACATACGCTACAATGAAGTTGAAATGGCCAGAAGAGACGATTTACCAAAAAACTATTGATGAATATATTGCCAAGATTAAAACATCTCTACCAAACTTCGACTACGACGCATACAAAGGAATTTATAGAACAATTAATTCTGAGCAACAAATTGAATATTTCCAAAAAGACAATTCATACTTCATTCATTATAAGAATCAGCTAATGAATAGAGCGTTTCCTTTAAACTCAGATGTTCTGCTTTCTTTAGATCCAGGATGGGTTTCTGGAACAAAGCATAATTTTCAAAAAGACAGCTTAGGAAATGTATATGGAGTTATCGTAAATCAATTCAATAGAAACAAAACATATGATTTCTATTATTACAAAGAAACTGCGGAAATTACAAATGCCTATAATTTATTGAAGTCGCACCAGTTCGATAATCTTGAACAAACATTTGAGGATTTAGTTACCAAATACCCAAATCATTGGTTCTTAAAAGACGCGTTAACGTATGTACAATACAGAAAGAAAAAAGGAGACAAAGCTCTTTTGAAACAATATGAAAAAATAGCTGGAACCTACGGTACAAGAACATTTTGGGTGGAAAAAGGAAAATTATTTTATAAGCGCGATAACTTACCAAAAGTTGAAATTTTCCCAATAGATGAGAATCGATATATTAGCTTATCTAAGTTTGAAACTCACTACGGTTTCGAAGAAAATAAAGACAAAAAAACAGCATCTTTCACGTGGTCTTACCATGTTGCAAACAAAGAATGGATCAAAGCAGAAAACAACACCAACTACATTCTAAAAAACTAG